In one Oryza glaberrima chromosome 2, OglaRS2, whole genome shotgun sequence genomic region, the following are encoded:
- the LOC127763152 gene encoding probable serine/threonine-protein kinase PBL7, whose amino-acid sequence MKEGMSCFSWNPSLRCWHGSNDGGSPCSQAAQAASAGAGGAKKFTLAQLSAATDGFHESNVVGEGGFGRVYRGRLEEGGQGLVAVKQLCHGGAQGTREFLVECMMLMMLHHPNLVSLVGYCADAGERLLVYEFLPRGSLDAHLFGRRPQEPPLALGWAARVRIAVGAARGLRYLHEVVTPPVIYRDLKASNILLDDDLNPRLSDFGLAKLGPVGDDTHVSTRVMGTYGYCAPDYAMSGKLNVKSDVYSFGVVLLELITGRRAFDAASSDSESEDHQRFLLLRDWARPYLAGDRKRCFALADPAFQGRYPRRAFYQLAVVASLCLRDNPNLRPSMTDVTRALDHVASQSQPWEDKQRATTTTPPPPNSQP is encoded by the coding sequence ATGAAGGAAGGGATGAGCTGCTTCTCGTGGAACCCCAGCCTGCGGTGCTGGCATGGCAGCAATGACGGCGGCAGCCCGTGCAGCCAGGCCGCccaggcggcgtcggcgggggcgGGCGGTGCGAAGAAGTTCACGCTGGCGCAGCTGTCGGCGGCCACGGACGGGTTCCACGAGTCCAACGTTGTCGGCGAGGGCGGGTTCGGCAGGGTGTACAGGGGGCGTCTCGAGGAAGGCGGCCAAGGGCTCGTGGCCGTGAAGCAGCTCTGCCACGGCGGCGCGCAGGGAACCCGCGAGTTCCTGGTGGAATGCATGATGCTCATGATGCTGCACCACCCCAACCTCGTCTCCCTCGTCGGCTActgcgccgacgccggcgagcgcctCCTCGTCTACGAGTTCCTGCCACGCGGCAGCCTCGACGCGCACCTCTTCGGCAGGAGGCCGCAGGAGCCCCCGCTGGCGCTGGGGTGGGCGGCGCGCGTCAGGATCGCGGTCGGCGCGGCCAGGGGGCTTCGCTACCTGCACGAGGTGGTGACGCCGCCGGTGATCTACCGCGACCTCAAGGCGTCCAACATCCTGCTCGACGACGACCTCAACCCCAGGCTGTCGGACTTTGGCCTCGCCAAGCTGGGCCCCGTCGGCGACGACACCCACGTGTCCACGCGCGTCATGGGCACCTACGGCTACTGCGCGCCCGACTACGCCATGAGCGGCAAGCTCAACGTCAAGTCCGACgtctacagcttcggcgtcgtgCTCCTCGAGCTCATCACTGGACGCAGGGCCTtcgacgccgcctcctccgacTCGGAGTCGGAGGACCACCagcgcttcctcctcctccgggacTGGGCGCGCCCCTATCTCGCCGGCGACCGCAAGAGGTGCTTCGCCCTGGCCGACCCGGCGTTTCAGGGCCGCTACCCCCGCCGCGCCTTCTaccagctcgccgtcgtcgcctcgctcTGCCTCCGCGACAACCCCAACCTCCGCCCCTCCATGACAGACGTCACCCGAGCCCTCGACCACGTCGCCTCCCAGTCCCAGCCATGGGAAGACAAGCAaagagccaccaccaccacgcctcctcctcccaactCCCAACCTTAA
- the LOC127763136 gene encoding pentatricopeptide repeat-containing protein At2g17210-like, which translates to MATAGVVVEEAVRRYAGGKPAALLPALLGLLSRQQPSSGWARALASQLHADVAKRPLSAAASNSLLCYYLRSSRLDLALHHLRCRSTPRDSLTYNTLLNHLPASSSSSTTFRLFRFAMRHAHAAFHPNVASLLSLLRASSSYSDHFLHMIHAYLLKTPASIHTPVANSLLSLYATLGDFASAAILFGEMPDRDVASWTSMIGACLGSGYADQALRLFREMLADGALQPDGVVAVVVLRACAMLEDVRAGASVHAVATRRGLQGDLFVDNSLVDMYAKCLDLRSARKVFDLIAVKNVVSWNTMLSGLVHAGSYPEALHLLALQIGVVGDETTLAVLLQLCKKKRLGGQAARSVHGAAIRRRLLSMALLNALLDAYGKCGLVEDVLRLFQGMRERNVITWSTVIAACAHNGWPHAAMACFVAMLETGERPNSITVLSLVEACGSCAEMWASRRAHGVAVRSGLGFELAVGNALVHMYGKCGELGASARVFDTMPVKDVFTWNSMIGALGMNGRARDALALLHRMEAEGDEVRPNGVTMLAALWACAHGGLVEEGIGCLESMARQSLQPRVEHVSCVVDMLARAGDLDGAAEIVRRSSGGGSPAAWSALLSACRRRGDGGGGEVGRSAAARVLELEPGKSAGYLMSMGMGLGKGWAAGMRWAMREKGVKVESGHSVVQHAGGSERFVWWDGAHPRRAEVYAMLHLLHRHMKHHHTDADIQYICQCQVDNN; encoded by the coding sequence ATGGCGACGGCGggcgtggtggtggaggaggcggtccGGCGGTACGCGGGCGGCAAGCCGGCGGCGCTCCTCCCGGCGTTGTTGGGGCTCCTGTCCAGGCAGCAGCCATCATCAGGCTGGGCTCGCGCTCTGGCCTCACAGCTCCACGCCGACGTCGCCAAGCggcctctctccgccgccgcctccaactCCCTCCTCTGCTACTACCTCCGCTCCTCGCGCCTCGATCTCGCGCTCCACCACCTGCGCTGCCGCTCCACGCCCAGGGATTCTCTAACCTACAATACCCTCCTCAACCACctccctgcctcctcctcctcctccaccaccttccGCCTCTTCCGCTTCGCCATGCGCCACGCCCACGCTGCCTTCCACCCCAACGTCgcttccctcctctccctcctccgcgcctcctcctcctattcCGACCACTTCCTCCACATGATCCACGCCTATCTTCTCAAGACGCCCGCCTCCATTCACACGCCTGTCGCCAACTCCCTGCTCTCCCTCTACGCCACTTTGGGGGATTTCGCCTCCGCCGCGATTCTGTTCGGCGAAATGCCCGACCGAGACGTTGCGTCCTGGACCTCCATGATCGGGGCCTGCCTGGGATCCGGCTACGCCGATCAAGCCCTACGCCTCTTCAGGGAGATGCTCGCTGACGGCGCGCTGCAGCCGGACGGTGTCGTGGCCGTCGTGGTTCTGCGCGCGTGCGCCATGCTGGAGGATGTCAGGGCCGGAGCCTCCGTGCATGCCGTCGCCACGCGCCGGGGCTTGCAAGGGGATCTCTTCGTGGACAACTCGCTCGTTGACATGTACGCCAAATGTCTCGATCTGCGGTCCGCGAGGAAGGTGTTCGACCTTATCGCCGTCAAGAACGTGGTGTCCTGGAACACCATGCTCTCAGGCCTCGTGCACGCTGGCAGCTACCCCGAGGCGCTCCATCTGCTGGCCTTGCAGATTGGGGTGGTGGGCGACGAGACGACGCTTGCGGTGCTGCTGCAGCTGTGCAAGAAGAAGAGGCTAGGGGGTCAGGCAGCCAGGTCGGTCCATGGCGCGGCCATCAGGAGGCGGCTCTTGTCGATGGCTCTGCTGAACGCGTTGCTGGATGCCTACGGCAAGTGCGGCCTCGTGGAGGACGTGCTGAGGCTCTTCCAAGGGATGCGCGAGAGGAACGTGATAACCTGGAGCACAGTCATCGCCGCCTGCGCTCACAACGGCTGGCCACACGCCGCGATGGCATGCTTCGTGGCGATGCTGGAGACTGGGGAGCGCCCCAACTCGATCACGGTGCTGAGCCTTGTGGAGGCCTGCGGCAGCTGCGCGGAGATGTGGGCGTCGAGACGCGCCCACGGCGTGGCCGTCAGGAGCGGATTGGGGTTTGAGCTGGCAGTGGGCAACGCGCTGGTCCACATGTACGGGAAGTGCGGCGAGCTGGGCGCGTCGGCGAGGGTGTTCGACACGATGCCCGTCAAGGACGTGTTCACCTGGAACTCCATGATCGGGGCGCTGGGGATGAACGGGCGCGCACGGGACGCCCTTGCGCTCCTGCACAGGATGGAAGCGGAAGGTGATGAGGTGAGGCCAAACGGCGTCACGATGCTGGCCGCTCTGTGGGCATGCGCTCATGGAGGGCTGGTTGAGGAGGGGATTGGGTGCTTGGAAAGCATGGCGCGGCAGTCGCTGCAGCCTCGGGTGGAGCACGTGTCGTGCGTGGTGGACATGCTGGCGCGCGCGGGGGACCtggacggcgcggcggagatTGTGAGGAGGagcagtggcggtggcagcccggcggcgtggagcgcgCTGCTTAGCGCGTGCAGGAGGcgcggggatggcggcggcggcgaggtggggcgAAGCGCGGCGGCCCGCGtgctggagctggagccgggCAAGTCGGCGGGGTATCTCATGTCCATGGGTATGGGTTTAGGCAAGGGGTGGGCGGCAGGGATGCGGTGGGCGATGAGGGAGAAGGGAGTGAAGGTGGAGAGCGGCCACAGCGTGGTGCAGCACGCCGGCGGAAGCGAGCGGTTCGTATGGTGGGACGGAGCGCACCCACGGCGAGCGGAGGTGTACGCCATGCTGCACCTCCTGCACCGCCACATGAAGCACCACCATACAGATGCAGACATACAGTACATATGCCAATGCCAAGTTGACAACAATTAa
- the LOC127763144 gene encoding protein DETOXIFICATION 45, chloroplastic, which translates to MKAVMMHHHHAARPARCPRPISSSSSALLGSRPTRVSSPSNLPKLLINRRHITPLATNAPHAVAEDDGAISFANATPTEPPIDLRPGGVRNELILLALPAVLGQAIDPLAQLMETAYIGRLGALELASAGIGVSVFNIVSKIFNIPLLSIATSFVAEDISKNASKHSSSGKLELSSVSSALVLAAGIGTIEALALFLGSGLFLKLMGVSPASPMHKPAKLFLSLRALGAPANVIMLAVQGIFRGFKDTKTPVFFIGLGNLSAVVLLPLLIYVFRLGITGAAISTVASQYIITILLLQSLSKRAVLLPPRLDQLEFSGYLKSGGMLLGRTLSILLTMTIGTSMAARQGPTAMAAHQICLQVWLAVSLLADALAVSAQAMIASSYAILDYKRVQKIAMFALQIGVVSGLALSAGLYTSFSNIARLFTSDPVVLMVVKSCSLFVCASQPINALAFIFDGLHYGVSDFDYVAQATIAVGVMSSLVLLYAPSVFGLAGVWAGLTTLMGLRMASGILRLLWKSGPWSFLHEEPKTELAG; encoded by the exons ATGAAGGCAGTGATGATGCACCACCATCACGCGGCACGCCCTGCGCGCTGTCCAAGGcctatctcttcctcctcctcagcccTGTTGGGTAGCAGACCAACCAGAGTCTCCTCCCCATCAAACCTGCCAAAGTTGCTCATAAACCGGCGACACATCACCCCTCTTGCCACCAATGCTCCCCATGCTGTTGCTGAAGATGATGGCGCCATCTCTTTTGCTAATGCAACGCCAACGGAGCCTCCCAT TGACTTGCGTCCCGGGGGTGTCAGAAATGAGCTAATTCTTCTAGCTCTACCAGCAGTTCTTGGCCAAGCTATTGATCCATTGGCGCAATTGATGGAGACTGCATATATTGGTAGATTAG GGGCTCTGGAGCTAGCATCAGCTGGTATTGGtgtgtcggtttttaatatcGTGTCTAAGATTTTCAACATTCCACTGTTGAGCATTGCAACCTCATTTGTGGCAGAAGACATTTCCAAGAATGCTAGCAAGCATTCAAGTTCAG GCAAATTGGAGCTGTCATCTGTATCTTCTGCATTGGTCTTAGCTGCTGGAATCGGTACAATTGAAGCATTGGCATTGTTCCTAGGATCAGGATTGTTTCTTAAACTAATGGGCGTGTCACCT GCCTCACCAATGCATAAACCTGCAAAACTTTTCCTTTCATTGAGAGCTTTGGGAGCACCTGCAAATGTGATTATGTTAGCAGTTCAGGGAATATTTCGTGGATTCAAGGATACTAAGACTCCTGTATTTTTTATAG GTTTGGGAAATCTTTCAGCTGTAGTGCTTCTTCCTTTACTTATTTACGTCTTTCGGCTTGGCATAACTGGAGCTGCAATTTCTACAGTTGCATCACA GTACATTATTACAATTTTGCTTCTCCAGTCTCTAAGTAAAAGAGCTGTTCTACTTCCTCCAAGGCTGGACCAGTTAGAGTTTAGCGGATATCTAAAATCTG GTGGCATGCTGTTAGGAAGAACCCTCTCGATTTTATTAACGATGACCATAGGGACATCAATGGCTGCTCGACAAGGCCCAACAGCTATGGCAGCTCATCAGATATGCTTACAAGTATGGCTTGCGGTATCTTTGCTTGCAGATGCTTTAGCTGTTTCTGCCCAG GCAATGATAGCAAGCTCCTATGCAATATTGGACTACAAGAGGGTCCAGAAGATAGCAATGTTTGCTTTGCAG ATAGGAGTAGTCAGTGGATTAGCTTTATCCGCTGGCCTGTATACCTCATTCAGTAATATAGCAAGATTATTTACCAGTGACCCTGTGGTCCTAATGGTTGTCAAATCTTGTTCATTG TTTGTATGTGCCAGTCAACCAATTAATGCTCTGGCATTCATATTTGATGGTCTGCATTATGGTGTCTCAGATTTTGATTATGTCGCTCAAGCTACG ATTGCTGTTGGGGTAATGTCATCGTTAGTTTTGTTATATGCTCCATCTGTTTTTGGACTTGCTGGAGTTTGGGCTGGTTTGACAACACTTATGGGATTGCGCATGGCTTCGGGCATTCTCAG GCTTCTATGGAAATCAGGACCTTGGTCATTTTTGCATGAGGAACCCAAAACAGAG CTAGCTGGTTGA
- the LOC127763149 gene encoding protein ELC-like: protein MAPPPPSPSPSPASGAQYAHQFLNTALSQRGPSALPYAEDVKWLIRNHLVALADAFPSLHPKAALFTHNDGRAAHLLQADGTIPIHHAGASYNLPAVLWLPEPYPRSPPLVFLSPTRDMVIKPHHPLVDRSGLVANAPYLRSWVFPSSNLVDLVRSLSHLFGLDPPLFTRSPNPPPPSPSPPIPATPLPRVHPSSSSSPSPSPYRFPASPQLAARPPPTEDPAEVYKRNAIAKLVDMAYADAATLRPVREAEVDTLFAMQATLRSRGEVVSDGVRKMGEEKEALERRLQDVMMATDLMEAWVMENAKGAAGDTEADEAIETADVLSKQMLECTAADLALEDTIYALDKAIQEGSVPFDGYLRSVRALAREQFFQRVLSTKVNKAQQQAQVARMAARAPQYAS from the coding sequence atggcccctccaccgccgtctccgtccccatctccggcgagcggcgcgcagTACGCGCACCAGTTCCTGAACACGGCGCTCTCCCAGCGCGGGCCCTCCGCCCTGCCCTACGCGGAGGACGTGAAGTGGCTGATCCGCAACCacctcgtcgccctcgccgacgCTTTCCCCTCGCTCCACCCCAAGGCCGCCCTCTTCACCCACAacgacggccgcgccgcccacctcctccaggCCGACGGCACCATCCCCATCCACCACGCCGGCGCCTCCTACAACCTCCCCGCTGTCCTCTGGCTCCCGGAGCCCTACCCGCGGTCGCCGCCCCTCGTCTTCCTCTCCCCAACACGCGACATGGTCATCAAGCCCCACCACCCCCTCGTCGACCGCTCCGGCCTCGTCGCCAACGCCCCTTACCTCCGCTCTTGGGTTTTCCCCTCCTCCAACCTCGTCGATCTCGTCCGATCCCTCTCTCACCTGTTCGGCCTCGACCCGCCCCTCTTTACCAGGAGCCCCAATCCCCcacccccttccccttccccgccgATCCCTGCCACCCCGCTCCCTcgcgtccacccctcctcctcctcctccccctccccatccCCCTACAGATTCCCTGCCTCGCCCCAGCTTGCCGCGCGCCCCCCACCCACCGAAGACCCCGCTGAGGTCTACAAGCGCAATGCCATCGCTAAGCTCGTTGACATGGCCTATGCCGATGCCGCCACGCTGCGCCCAGTCCGCGAGGCTGAGGTCGACACTCTCTTCGCCATGCAGGCTACGCTGCGCAGCCGGGGGGAGGTGGTCTCTGATGGGGTGCGCAagatgggggaggagaaggaggcacTTGAGCGCCGCCTGCAGGATGTAATGATGGCCACGGACCTCATGGAGGCGTGGGTCATGGAGAACGCCAAGGGTGCTGCCGGCGACACTGAAGCGGACGAGGCAATTGAGACCGCAGATGTACTGTCTAAGCAGATGCTTGAGTGCACTGCTGCGGATTTGGCACTCGAGGACACCATTTATGCGCTTGACAAGGCCATTCAGGAGGGTTCTGTGCCATTTGATGGCTACCTCAGGAGCGTGCGCGCGCTTGCACGGGAGCAGTTTTTCCAACGCGTCCTGTCAACCAAGGTGAACAAGGCACAACAACAGGCTCAGGTTGCTAGAATGGCTGCTCGGGCACCACAGTATGCATCATAG